The proteins below are encoded in one region of Enhydrobacter sp.:
- a CDS encoding glycosyltransferase family 39 protein, which translates to MTKSSAAARDLPSMYAHASRLDAGSVALRGGLSPDLLLAGLLLALAALMLLPGALALPMELWDESRTANNAMEMAKQGGWLVTTFGYVPDHWNTKPPLMIWAMAALLRTGMDSMLAIRLPAIVAAMASALLVYVACRALLRDRLAGLVGGLLVVCSVLFMGDHVGRTGDYDALLCLLNLGFVLCAGLYIDGKTARPGIWVAAAAALLVLAVLTKGVAGGLAVPGLMVYAVVRRRLLAVLADWRLWLSAAAAAVGLAGWLALRERLDPGYLAAVWNNDVAGRMLTTLDAHEERRTYYVRLLLRQFEPAMLLSPTLLAMPWDPDPRRRRLCLLMGLAALSWLVALSVARTKLYWYAAPIVPLLAVAIGISTSTWLRGERSWPPSVVLRRVAVGLPILAALAASFWYLNLRPPSADSQYAPNQVWYGPFMAQVRAHHGLDGVVILDSGVPNNGGFSRYNPIARFLIEDAERRGEYMRLQTTTENLPTDVSVLSCDPQMRQWLARHRSFTPVHADGRCVFGRLTQAQRLETEKP; encoded by the coding sequence ATGACGAAGTCATCTGCCGCAGCCCGCGACCTTCCCTCGATGTACGCGCACGCAAGCAGGCTGGATGCCGGCTCGGTCGCGTTGCGGGGCGGGCTTTCCCCCGATCTGCTGCTTGCCGGCCTGCTGCTGGCATTGGCGGCGCTCATGCTGCTGCCGGGCGCGCTCGCCCTGCCGATGGAGCTGTGGGACGAAAGCCGCACCGCCAACAACGCCATGGAGATGGCGAAGCAGGGCGGATGGCTGGTCACGACCTTCGGCTACGTGCCGGATCACTGGAACACCAAGCCGCCCCTGATGATCTGGGCGATGGCGGCGCTGCTGCGCACCGGCATGGACTCGATGCTGGCGATAAGGCTGCCGGCGATCGTGGCCGCGATGGCGAGCGCGCTGCTCGTCTACGTCGCCTGCCGCGCCCTGCTCAGGGACCGGCTGGCCGGGCTCGTCGGCGGGCTGCTGGTCGTGTGCTCCGTGCTGTTTATGGGCGATCATGTCGGCCGCACCGGCGACTACGACGCTTTGTTGTGTCTTCTGAACCTGGGCTTCGTGCTCTGCGCCGGTCTCTATATCGACGGGAAGACGGCAAGACCGGGTATCTGGGTCGCCGCTGCGGCGGCCCTGCTGGTTCTGGCCGTCCTGACCAAAGGTGTCGCCGGCGGCCTCGCCGTGCCGGGGCTGATGGTCTACGCGGTCGTGCGCCGGCGCCTGCTGGCCGTGCTGGCCGACTGGCGTCTCTGGCTGTCGGCGGCCGCCGCCGCCGTCGGTCTCGCGGGTTGGCTGGCGCTGCGCGAGCGGCTCGACCCGGGCTATCTTGCCGCTGTCTGGAACAACGACGTTGCGGGCCGCATGTTGACCACGCTGGACGCGCACGAGGAGCGCCGCACTTACTATGTGCGGCTTCTTCTGCGGCAGTTCGAGCCGGCGATGCTGCTGTCGCCGACGCTCCTGGCGATGCCCTGGGACCCCGATCCGAGACGACGGCGGCTATGCCTCCTGATGGGCCTCGCCGCCCTGTCGTGGCTGGTGGCCCTGAGCGTCGCCCGCACCAAGCTCTACTGGTACGCTGCCCCCATCGTTCCCTTGCTCGCGGTCGCCATCGGGATCTCGACCTCGACCTGGCTCCGCGGCGAGCGCTCGTGGCCGCCATCCGTCGTCCTGCGGCGCGTCGCGGTCGGCCTGCCGATCCTGGCCGCGCTGGCGGCCTCCTTCTGGTACCTGAACCTGCGTCCGCCGTCGGCGGACAGCCAGTATGCGCCCAACCAGGTCTGGTACGGACCGTTCATGGCGCAGGTGCGTGCGCACCACGGTCTCGACGGGGTCGTCATCCTCGACAGCGGCGTGCCCAACAATGGCGGGTTCAGTCGCTACAATCCGATCGCCCGCTTCCTGATCGAGGACGCCGAACGCCGCGGTGAATATATGCGCCTGCAGACCACGACGGAGAACCTGCCGACGGATGTGTCGGTCCTGAGCTGCGATCCGCAAATGCGCCAGTGGCTGGCCCGGCACCGATCCTTCACGCCCGTCCATGCCGACGGTCGTTGCGTGTTCGGACGCCTGACCCAGGCGCAGCGGCTCGAAACGGAGAAGCCATGA
- a CDS encoding IS630 family transposase, with protein MHERTNFQLNATDRGELEAVVANRNSPQKHVWRARIVLLTADGHGTAEIMRATGKAKTVIWRWQERFGAEGAAGLWRDKTRPSRIPPLHPEVAEHVVAMTLAGPPSGASHWTGPAMAEAAGISVSSVQRIWRAHGLRPHLVRQFKLSNDPQFAAKLRDIVGLYVNPPDHAIVLSVDEKSQIQALDRTQPGLPMKKGRAGTMTHDYKRHGVTTLFAALDVLEGKVIGQCMKRHRHQEFIRFLNAIDARTPRRKTIHVIIDNYATHSHPKVMQWLDKHPRFAFHFTPTSASWLNAVEGFFAKLANKRLKRGVFRSLRELKDAIHCFLRLHNADPRPFIWTKDPNKIIAAVKRGHQVLDSIH; from the coding sequence ATGCACGAGCGAACGAACTTTCAGTTGAATGCCACGGACCGTGGCGAGCTGGAGGCGGTGGTGGCCAACCGCAACAGCCCGCAAAAGCACGTCTGGCGGGCAAGGATCGTTCTTTTGACCGCCGACGGGCATGGCACTGCCGAGATCATGCGTGCCACCGGCAAGGCCAAGACGGTGATCTGGCGCTGGCAGGAACGGTTCGGGGCGGAAGGTGCAGCGGGGCTGTGGCGCGACAAGACACGCCCGTCGCGCATCCCGCCGCTCCATCCCGAGGTGGCCGAGCACGTTGTCGCCATGACGCTGGCAGGGCCGCCGTCGGGGGCGAGCCATTGGACCGGCCCGGCGATGGCCGAGGCGGCCGGGATCAGCGTCAGCTCGGTGCAACGGATCTGGCGCGCCCATGGCCTGAGGCCGCATCTGGTCCGCCAATTCAAGCTGTCCAATGATCCGCAGTTTGCCGCCAAGCTCAGGGACATCGTCGGGCTGTACGTCAATCCGCCCGACCACGCCATCGTGCTCTCGGTCGATGAAAAGAGCCAAATCCAGGCGCTGGACCGCACCCAGCCGGGACTGCCGATGAAGAAGGGGCGCGCCGGCACCATGACCCACGACTACAAGCGCCATGGCGTCACCACTCTGTTCGCCGCCCTCGACGTCCTGGAGGGCAAGGTTATCGGCCAGTGCATGAAGCGCCATCGTCATCAAGAGTTCATCCGCTTCCTCAACGCCATCGATGCAAGGACACCCAGGAGAAAGACGATCCACGTCATCATCGATAACTATGCCACCCACAGCCATCCCAAAGTGATGCAATGGCTCGACAAGCATCCGCGGTTCGCCTTCCACTTCACCCCAACGTCGGCGTCCTGGCTCAATGCCGTCGAGGGCTTCTTTGCAAAGCTCGCGAACAAACGCCTCAAGCGCGGCGTCTTCCGATCTCTTCGCGAACTCAAAGACGCCATCCACTGCTTCCTTCGCCTCCACAATGCAGACCCAAGGCCCTTCAT
- a CDS encoding phosphoserine transaminase, which translates to MKPNTRPARPDFSSGPCAKRPGWTPEALKDAAVGRSHRSKLGKKKIVEAIDRTRALLGIPADYKVGIVPASDTGAVEMALWSLLGARPVDMLAWESFGEGWVTDVTKQLKLKDARVLKAGYGQIVDLETVDWTHDVVFTWNGTTSGVKVPSGDWIADDREGLAICDATSAVFAMDLPWPKLDVVTWSWQKVMGGEGAHGMLVLSPRAVKRLETYSPAWPLPKIFRLTSGGKFSEAIFKGDTINTPSLLCIEDAIDGLRWGESVGGLEGLMARSNANLAVLEKFVASRNWLGFLAADKAIRSNTSVCLSITASWFTALPADRRAAAAKKMAELLETEKAAYDVGSYRDAPPGLRIWCGATVETSDLEALLPWLDWVYAEIEREFGKAAA; encoded by the coding sequence ATGAAGCCGAACACACGTCCGGCGCGCCCCGATTTCTCGTCGGGGCCCTGCGCCAAACGTCCGGGATGGACTCCGGAAGCCCTCAAAGACGCCGCCGTCGGGCGGTCCCATCGCTCCAAGCTCGGCAAGAAGAAGATTGTCGAGGCGATCGATCGCACGCGTGCGCTGCTGGGCATCCCCGCCGACTACAAGGTCGGCATCGTGCCGGCGTCGGACACCGGCGCGGTCGAGATGGCGCTGTGGTCGCTCCTGGGCGCCCGGCCGGTCGACATGCTGGCCTGGGAAAGCTTCGGTGAAGGCTGGGTGACCGATGTCACCAAGCAGCTCAAGCTCAAGGATGCGCGCGTGCTCAAGGCCGGATACGGCCAGATCGTCGACCTCGAGACGGTCGACTGGACGCACGACGTTGTCTTCACCTGGAACGGCACCACCTCGGGCGTGAAGGTGCCGAGCGGCGACTGGATCGCCGACGACCGCGAGGGGCTCGCGATCTGTGACGCCACCTCGGCCGTCTTCGCGATGGACCTGCCGTGGCCCAAGCTCGATGTCGTCACCTGGTCCTGGCAGAAGGTGATGGGCGGGGAGGGAGCGCACGGCATGCTCGTTCTCTCGCCGCGCGCCGTGAAGCGGCTCGAGACCTATTCGCCGGCCTGGCCGCTGCCCAAGATCTTCCGCCTGACCTCGGGCGGCAAGTTCTCCGAGGCGATCTTCAAGGGCGACACCATCAACACGCCGTCGCTGCTCTGCATCGAGGACGCGATCGACGGCTTGCGCTGGGGTGAGAGCGTCGGCGGACTCGAGGGCCTGATGGCGCGATCCAACGCCAACCTGGCGGTGCTCGAGAAGTTCGTCGCCAGCCGCAACTGGCTGGGCTTCCTTGCCGCCGACAAGGCAATCCGCTCCAACACCTCGGTCTGCCTCAGCATCACCGCCTCGTGGTTCACGGCGCTGCCGGCCGACCGGCGGGCCGCGGCGGCCAAGAAGATGGCCGAGCTGCTCGAGACCGAGAAGGCCGCCTACGACGTCGGCTCCTACCGCGACGCACCGCCGGGCCTGCGCATCTGGTGCGGCGCCACGGTCGAGACGAGCGATCTCGAGGCGCTGCTGCCCTGGCTCGACTGGGTCTATGCCGAGATCGAGCGCGAGTTCGGCAAGGCCGCCGCTTAA
- a CDS encoding glycosyltransferase family 2 protein, producing the protein MSGTSIVETGRPSLSVVAPCFNEESVLPEFLKRVGLVLDGLGGSSEIVLVDDGSRDDTWPILAAAAAEDKRIVAVRLMRNHGHQLALTAGLSICRGERILIIDADLQDPPELLPEMMALMDRGADVVYGQRRQREGETLFKRASAATFYRLIGRMTDVDIPRDAGDFRLVTRRVLDILLAMPERHRFIRGMVAWIGGRQVPLVYDRKPRLAGDSKYPLGRMVRFAVDAITAFSVVPLMASMTIGWIMAAVGFAFFVYSIVGWLLGATLPGWTSLMAALGLLGGMQFLMLGIIGAYLGRLYDQSKGRPLFMIRDIVGGGP; encoded by the coding sequence ATGAGCGGCACGTCGATCGTCGAGACCGGCCGGCCTTCCCTGTCCGTGGTGGCGCCGTGCTTCAACGAGGAAAGCGTCCTGCCGGAGTTCCTGAAGCGGGTCGGCCTGGTCCTGGACGGGCTGGGCGGTTCCAGCGAGATCGTGCTGGTCGACGACGGCTCGCGCGACGACACCTGGCCCATCCTGGCCGCCGCGGCGGCCGAGGACAAACGGATCGTCGCGGTGCGGTTGATGCGCAATCACGGCCATCAGCTCGCCCTGACGGCGGGTCTCTCGATCTGCCGCGGCGAGCGCATCCTGATCATCGACGCCGACCTGCAGGATCCGCCCGAGCTCCTGCCCGAGATGATGGCGCTGATGGACCGGGGCGCGGACGTCGTCTACGGCCAGCGCCGCCAGCGCGAGGGCGAGACGCTTTTCAAACGCGCCAGCGCCGCCACCTTCTATCGTCTGATCGGCCGCATGACCGACGTCGACATCCCGCGCGACGCCGGCGATTTCCGGCTCGTCACACGGCGCGTGCTCGATATCCTGCTGGCGATGCCCGAACGGCACCGCTTCATCCGCGGCATGGTGGCCTGGATCGGCGGCCGCCAGGTGCCGCTCGTCTACGACCGCAAGCCGCGGCTGGCCGGCGACAGCAAGTATCCGCTGGGCAGGATGGTGCGCTTCGCCGTCGACGCCATCACGGCGTTCTCGGTCGTGCCGCTGATGGCGTCGATGACCATCGGCTGGATCATGGCGGCGGTCGGCTTCGCCTTCTTCGTCTATTCGATCGTCGGCTGGCTGCTGGGCGCGACGCTGCCCGGCTGGACGTCGCTGATGGCGGCGCTGGGGCTGCTGGGCGGCATGCAGTTCCTGATGCTGGGCATCATCGGCGCCTATCTCGGCCGGCTGTACGACCAGAGCAAGGGGCGTCCGCTGTTCATGATCCGCGACATCGTGGGCGGCGGGCCGTGA
- a CDS encoding IS630 family transposase, with protein MHERTNFQLNATDRGELEAVVANRNSPQKHVWRARIVLLTADGHGTAEIMRATGKAKTVIWRWQERFGAEGAAGLWRDKTRPSRIPPLHPEVAEHVVAMTLAGPPSGASHWTGPAMAEAAGISVSSVQRIWRAHGLRPHLVRQFKLSNDPQFAAKLRDIVGLYVNPPDHAIVLSVDEKSQIQALDRTQPGLPMKKGRAGTMTHDYKRHGVTTLFAALDVLEGKVIGQCMKRHRHQEFIRFLNAIDARTPRRKTIHVIIDNYATHSHPKVMQWLDKHPRFAFHFTPTSASWLNAVEGFFAKLANKRLKRGVFRSLRELKDAIHCFLRLHNADPRPFIWTKDPNKIIAAVKRGHQVLDSIH; from the coding sequence ATGCACGAGCGAACGAACTTTCAGTTGAATGCCACGGACCGTGGCGAGCTGGAGGCGGTGGTGGCCAACCGCAACAGCCCGCAAAAGCACGTCTGGCGGGCAAGGATCGTTCTTTTGACCGCCGACGGGCATGGCACTGCCGAGATCATGCGTGCCACCGGCAAGGCCAAGACGGTGATCTGGCGCTGGCAGGAACGGTTCGGGGCGGAAGGTGCAGCGGGGCTGTGGCGCGACAAGACACGCCCGTCGCGCATCCCGCCGCTCCATCCCGAGGTGGCCGAGCACGTTGTCGCCATGACGCTGGCAGGGCCGCCGTCGGGGGCGAGCCATTGGACCGGCCCGGCGATGGCCGAGGCGGCCGGGATCAGCGTCAGCTCGGTGCAACGGATCTGGCGCGCCCATGGCCTGAGGCCGCATCTGGTCCGCCAATTCAAGCTGTCCAATGATCCGCAGTTTGCCGCCAAGCTCAGGGACATCGTCGGGCTGTACGTCAATCCGCCCGACCACGCCATCGTGCTCTCGGTCGATGAAAAGAGCCAAATCCAGGCGCTGGACCGCACCCAGCCGGGACTGCCGATGAAGAAGGGGCGCGCCGGCACCATGACCCACGACTACAAGCGCCATGGCGTCACCACTCTGTTCGCCGCCCTCGACGTCCTGGAGGGCAAGGTTATCGGCCAGTGCATGAAGCGCCATCGTCATCAAGAGTTCATCCGCTTCCTCAACGCCATCGATGCAAGGACACCCAGGAGAAAGACGATCCACGTCATCATCGATAACTATGCCACCCACAGCCATCCCAAAGTGATGCAATGGCTCGACAAGCATCCGCGGTTCGCCTTCCACTTCACCCCAACGTCGGCGTCCTGGCTCAATGCCGTCGAGGGCTTCTTTGCAAAGCTCGCGAACAAACGCCTCAAGCGCGGCGTCTTCCGATCTCTTCGCGAACTCAAAGACGCCATCCACTGCTTCCTTCGCCTCCACAATGCAGACCCAAGGCCCTTCATCTGGACAAAGGACCCCAACAAAATCATCGCCGCCGTCAAACGAGGGCACCAAGTGTTAGATTCCATCCACTAG
- the serA gene encoding phosphoglycerate dehydrogenase: protein MAKPKVLISDELSPRSIEIFSERGCDVDFKPGLKPAELRAIVGNYEGLAIRSATKVTAEVLAEAKKLKVVGRAGIGVDNVDIKAATARGVVVMNTPFGNAITTAEHAIALMFAVARQVPDANASTQAGKWEKNRFMGTELSFKTLGLIGCGNIGSIVAERALGLKMRVLAYDPFLSDQRATELGVEKGTLDQVLERADFITVHTPLTEQTKNILSRANLMKTRKGVRIVNCARGGLVDELAVRDLLVSGHIAGAGFDVFTEEPAKQNVLFGAPNLVCTPHLGASTVEAQENVALQVAEQMSDYLLTGAVVNSLNMPNVTAEEAPKLAPYLNLAEKLGSFAGQLTDTEIKAVSIEYEGQVAALNIKPLSQVALMGVLRPQLDTVNMVNAPAVARERGIDVAEVKHERDSDYHSLIRLSLTTEKYTRSVTGTLFGGRHPRVVEIKGIDIEAEFAPHMLYITNDDKPGFIGRLGTILGENKVNIATFHLGRDKPGGSAIALVQVDQPISPTLLAKIAAVEGVVQAKVLGF, encoded by the coding sequence ATGGCCAAACCCAAAGTCCTCATCTCCGACGAGCTCAGCCCGCGTTCGATCGAGATCTTCTCCGAGCGCGGCTGCGACGTCGATTTCAAGCCGGGGCTGAAGCCCGCCGAGCTGCGGGCGATCGTGGGCAACTATGAAGGCCTCGCCATCCGCTCGGCCACCAAGGTCACGGCGGAGGTGCTGGCCGAGGCCAAGAAGCTCAAAGTCGTGGGGCGGGCCGGCATCGGTGTCGACAATGTCGACATCAAGGCGGCGACCGCCCGCGGCGTGGTGGTGATGAATACGCCGTTCGGCAACGCCATCACGACGGCCGAGCACGCGATCGCCCTGATGTTCGCGGTGGCGCGCCAGGTGCCCGACGCCAACGCCAGCACCCAGGCCGGCAAGTGGGAGAAGAACCGCTTCATGGGCACGGAGCTCAGCTTCAAGACGCTGGGCCTGATCGGCTGCGGCAATATCGGCTCGATCGTGGCGGAACGCGCCCTCGGACTGAAAATGCGCGTGCTCGCCTACGACCCCTTCCTGTCGGACCAGCGCGCGACCGAGCTCGGGGTGGAGAAGGGCACGCTCGACCAGGTGCTGGAACGGGCCGATTTCATCACCGTGCACACGCCGCTCACCGAGCAGACCAAGAACATCCTGAGCCGCGCCAACCTGATGAAGACCAGGAAGGGCGTGCGTATCGTCAACTGCGCGCGCGGCGGCCTGGTCGACGAGCTGGCGGTGCGCGATCTCCTTGTCTCGGGCCATATCGCGGGCGCGGGCTTCGACGTCTTCACCGAGGAGCCGGCCAAGCAGAACGTGCTGTTCGGCGCGCCCAATCTCGTCTGCACGCCACATCTCGGCGCCTCGACGGTGGAGGCGCAGGAGAACGTGGCGTTGCAGGTCGCCGAGCAGATGTCGGACTACCTGCTGACCGGCGCGGTCGTGAACTCGCTCAACATGCCCAATGTCACGGCCGAGGAGGCGCCCAAGCTCGCACCCTATCTGAACCTCGCCGAGAAGCTCGGCTCCTTCGCCGGCCAGCTCACCGACACCGAGATCAAGGCGGTCTCGATCGAGTACGAGGGCCAGGTCGCGGCGCTCAACATCAAGCCGTTGAGCCAGGTGGCGTTGATGGGCGTGCTGCGCCCGCAGCTCGATACGGTGAACATGGTGAACGCGCCTGCCGTCGCGCGCGAGCGCGGCATCGACGTTGCCGAGGTGAAGCACGAGCGCGACAGCGACTACCACTCGCTGATCCGGTTGTCGCTGACCACTGAGAAATACACGCGCTCGGTCACGGGCACACTGTTCGGCGGCCGCCATCCGCGCGTGGTCGAGATCAAGGGCATCGACATCGAAGCGGAGTTCGCCCCGCACATGCTCTACATCACCAACGACGACAAGCCGGGCTTCATCGGCCGGCTGGGCACGATCCTGGGCGAGAACAAGGTCAACATCGCGACCTTCCATCTCGGCCGCGACAAGCCCGGCGGCTCGGCGATCGCGCTCGTGCAGGTCGACCAGCCGATCTCGCCGACGCTGCTCGCCAAGATCGCAGCCGTCGAGGGCGTGGTGCAGGCGAAGGTGCTCGGATTCTAG
- a CDS encoding alpha/beta hydrolase, with protein MPFYERGNVRIHYKEVGSGFPLLVIPGGGLNSTIAGLDGNHPFNPMKEFSDRYRCIAADLRNANPGQSAGPLEIDRPWDAYTDDHIGLMDHLGIRQFLVMGFCIGGPFIWNLLKRAPDRVAAAVLAQPSGHRPELPDQFYDNNMKGWGPALSARRPDITMDGVSAFLTSMYRDRADFVFTVTRDFVRACRTPILVLPDDIPPHPFAVAMESAMLAPNAQVSLYPWKDPKDRIPLALRHIRTFLRANEPAAATAAVGQRAAAS; from the coding sequence ATGCCGTTCTACGAGAGAGGCAATGTCCGCATCCATTACAAGGAGGTGGGCTCGGGCTTTCCGCTGCTGGTCATCCCTGGCGGCGGGTTGAACTCGACGATCGCCGGCCTCGACGGCAATCATCCGTTCAATCCGATGAAGGAATTCAGCGATCGCTATCGCTGCATCGCTGCCGATCTGCGCAACGCAAACCCGGGGCAATCGGCGGGACCGCTCGAGATCGACCGGCCGTGGGACGCCTACACCGACGACCATATCGGCCTGATGGATCATCTCGGCATCCGGCAGTTCCTGGTGATGGGCTTCTGCATCGGCGGCCCCTTCATCTGGAACCTGCTGAAGCGCGCCCCCGACCGTGTCGCCGCCGCCGTGCTGGCGCAGCCGAGCGGCCACCGCCCCGAGCTGCCCGACCAGTTCTACGACAACAACATGAAGGGCTGGGGCCCTGCCCTCTCGGCGCGCCGGCCCGACATCACGATGGACGGTGTGAGCGCCTTTCTCACCAGCATGTACCGCGACCGCGCCGACTTCGTGTTCACCGTGACGCGCGACTTCGTGCGCGCCTGCCGCACGCCGATCCTCGTCCTGCCCGACGACATCCCGCCGCATCCGTTCGCCGTGGCGATGGAGTCGGCGATGCTCGCACCCAACGCGCAGGTGAGCCTCTATCCCTGGAAGGACCCGAAGGACCGCATCCCGCTCGCGCTGCGCCACATCCGGACCTTCCTGCGCGCGAACGAGCCGGCGGCGGCGACCGCCGCTGTCGGGCAAAGAGCGGCGGCTTCCTAG
- a CDS encoding class I SAM-dependent methyltransferase: protein MSGAEFDRHAEAYDGGLDNPVKRMMGDSADQFIGVKARWLLRREAALRDGTLSLLDYGCGAGDLMRVLADLGARARFTGCDVSEGMLAEVAKRWPSRHGAAPALAAQQGARTPFADGQFDIATISAVLHHVPVAERPAVYSELARVLKPGGRLYVFEHNPRNPLVRYVIARTPIDENAILLDAREVRSGLRQSASYVLDTDYLMFMPPGIAFLRGVDRALAWLPLGAQYVVAGRKSG from the coding sequence GTGAGCGGCGCGGAGTTCGACCGCCACGCCGAAGCGTACGACGGCGGCCTCGACAATCCCGTCAAGCGCATGATGGGCGACTCGGCCGACCAGTTCATCGGCGTGAAGGCGCGCTGGCTTTTGCGCCGCGAGGCGGCGCTGAGGGACGGCACGCTGAGCCTGCTCGACTACGGCTGCGGCGCCGGCGACCTGATGCGGGTGCTGGCCGATCTCGGCGCCCGCGCGCGCTTCACCGGCTGCGACGTGTCGGAAGGCATGCTGGCCGAGGTGGCCAAGCGCTGGCCGTCGCGGCACGGGGCCGCGCCGGCGCTGGCCGCGCAGCAGGGCGCGCGCACGCCGTTCGCGGACGGCCAGTTCGACATCGCTACCATCAGCGCCGTGCTGCATCACGTACCGGTGGCCGAGCGGCCGGCGGTCTACAGCGAGCTCGCCCGGGTGCTGAAGCCCGGCGGACGGCTCTATGTCTTCGAGCACAATCCGCGCAATCCGCTCGTGCGCTATGTGATCGCCCGGACGCCGATCGACGAGAACGCCATCCTTCTCGACGCGCGCGAAGTGCGGTCGGGGCTCCGGCAAAGCGCATCCTACGTTCTCGACACCGACTATCTGATGTTCATGCCGCCGGGCATCGCCTTCCTGCGCGGCGTCGATCGCGCGCTGGCGTGGCTGCCGCTCGGGGCGCAATACGTGGTCGCCGGCCGCAAGAGCGGGTGA
- a CDS encoding ATP phosphoribosyltransferase regulatory subunit, whose translation MSANDNEHRGLLPTGLADLLPPDAAREAHAIDVAIARFAAFGYERVKPPVVEFEESLLGGPGAALASQTFRLMDPVSQRMMGVRPDMTLQVARIAVTRLKHLERPLRLSYGGNVIRVRGSALKPERQFAQVGAELFGVDTAEADAEAVLLAVDALHAIGVGDLTVDLNLPTLVAAVAGGLKIDGEPLRRLRRALDRKDEAAVGKALGNDRKTAGVFVGLLRAAGRAEAAIAQLKKLDLPAAGAAEARRLAEVVALVRAADAELPLTLDPVEYRGLEYQTGVSFSVFARKERQEVARGGRYSAGYPEDGVSEPSTGFTLYMDAVLAASDGAPERPRLYLPQGTAWREAEPWQARGYAVVRAVGAAADPRKEAKRLRCTHALIDGEAVPL comes from the coding sequence ATGAGCGCCAACGACAACGAGCATCGCGGCCTTCTCCCAACCGGCCTCGCCGACCTGCTGCCGCCGGACGCCGCGCGCGAGGCGCACGCCATCGACGTCGCGATCGCCCGCTTCGCCGCCTTCGGCTATGAGCGCGTGAAGCCGCCGGTGGTCGAGTTCGAGGAGTCGCTGCTGGGCGGCCCGGGCGCCGCGCTCGCCTCGCAGACCTTCCGGCTGATGGACCCCGTCTCGCAGCGCATGATGGGCGTGCGGCCCGACATGACCCTGCAGGTGGCGCGCATCGCCGTCACGCGGCTGAAGCACCTCGAGCGGCCATTGCGCCTCTCCTATGGCGGCAACGTGATCCGCGTGCGCGGCAGCGCGCTGAAGCCCGAGCGCCAGTTCGCCCAGGTCGGCGCCGAGCTGTTCGGCGTCGACACGGCCGAGGCCGATGCCGAGGCGGTGCTGCTCGCGGTCGACGCGTTGCACGCGATCGGCGTGGGCGACCTCACGGTCGATCTCAACCTGCCGACCCTGGTCGCGGCCGTGGCCGGCGGATTGAAGATCGACGGCGAGCCGCTGCGCCGCCTGCGCCGCGCGCTCGACCGCAAGGACGAGGCCGCCGTGGGCAAGGCGCTCGGCAACGACCGCAAGACGGCGGGCGTCTTCGTCGGCCTGTTGCGCGCGGCGGGGCGCGCCGAAGCGGCCATCGCGCAGTTGAAGAAGCTCGACCTGCCGGCGGCGGGAGCCGCCGAGGCCCGACGCCTCGCCGAGGTCGTGGCGCTGGTGCGCGCCGCCGATGCGGAGCTGCCGCTCACGCTCGATCCGGTGGAGTATCGCGGCCTCGAATACCAGACCGGCGTCTCCTTCTCCGTGTTCGCCCGCAAGGAACGCCAGGAAGTTGCGCGCGGCGGGCGCTATTCGGCCGGCTATCCGGAGGACGGCGTGAGCGAGCCGTCCACCGGCTTCACGCTCTACATGGACGCGGTGCTCGCTGCCTCCGACGGCGCGCCGGAGCGGCCGCGGCTCTACCTGCCGCAGGGCACTGCGTGGCGCGAAGCCGAGCCGTGGCAGGCCAGGGGCTATGCCGTCGTGCGCGCCGTCGGCGCCGCCGCCGATCCGCGCAAAGAGGCCAAGCGCCTGCGCTGCACGCATGCGCTGATCGACGGCGAGGCCGTGCCGCTCTGA